One Coleofasciculaceae cyanobacterium genomic region harbors:
- a CDS encoding EAL domain-containing protein: protein MVKAILDLAHNLGFDVIAEGVKTMQQSQQLKDWGCEFAQGYFYAKPLNKDLAWQFLDNLQG, encoded by the coding sequence ATTGTTAAAGCAATCTTAGATTTAGCGCACAATCTGGGATTTGATGTTATCGCTGAAGGAGTAAAAACTATGCAACAGAGTCAGCAACTCAAAGATTGGGGTTGTGAATTTGCTCAGGGATATTTTTATGCCAAACCTTTAAATAAAGACTTGGCGTGGCAGTTTCTAGACAATCTTCAAGGTTAA
- a CDS encoding ABC transporter ATP-binding protein, producing the protein MFNSTSTDMSNTMVDRSQDEFLVIENLIKAFPKPNGGRTVILDGINLTIGAEEYISVIGHSGCGKSTMLRIIAGLDKATSGIITLEGKEIRQPGAERMMVFQNYALLPWLTVKENIRLAVDEVYKKATRAEKVDSINEHLAMVNLTEAADKYPDEISGGMKQRVGIARALITRPKMLLMDEPFGALDALTKRKLQAQVLEIWESHRQAVMMITHDVDEAIYMSDRIILMTNGPEANIGEILKVPFPHPRDRKQILKSQVYYDLRNQALNFLEQYQ; encoded by the coding sequence ATGTTTAATTCTACTAGCACTGATATGAGCAACACTATGGTTGATCGCAGCCAAGATGAATTTTTGGTCATCGAAAATTTGATTAAAGCTTTTCCCAAACCTAATGGTGGTCGAACGGTAATTCTCGACGGCATTAATTTAACTATTGGGGCAGAAGAATATATTTCAGTAATTGGTCACTCTGGTTGCGGTAAATCAACCATGCTCAGAATTATCGCAGGTTTGGATAAAGCAACTTCGGGAATAATTACTCTAGAAGGTAAAGAAATTCGTCAACCAGGTGCAGAAAGAATGATGGTGTTTCAAAATTATGCTCTTCTGCCTTGGCTAACAGTCAAAGAAAATATTCGTTTAGCGGTAGATGAAGTGTATAAAAAAGCTACTCGTGCCGAAAAAGTAGATTCAATCAACGAACATTTGGCAATGGTAAATTTAACCGAAGCTGCCGATAAATATCCCGATGAAATTTCTGGGGGGATGAAGCAACGAGTGGGAATTGCCCGCGCTCTAATTACTCGCCCGAAAATGTTACTAATGGATGAACCGTTTGGAGCATTAGATGCTTTAACCAAAAGAAAGCTACAGGCACAAGTTTTAGAAATTTGGGAGAGTCATCGACAAGCAGTAATGATGATTACCCATGATGTAGACGAGGCAATTTATATGTCCGATCGCATTATACTTATGACTAATGGCCCTGAAGCGAATATCGGCGAAATTTTAAAAGTACCTTTTCCTCATCCCCGCGATCGCAAGCAAATTCTTAAGTCACAAGTGTATTATGATTTACGAAATCAGGCTTTAAATTTTCTGGAACAATATCAATAG
- a CDS encoding calcium-binding protein, protein MAEYIGTPESEDFRVIFPLSPEDDTIDGREGNDIIDGYLGNDVLLGFDGDDTINGGENEDNISGEVGDDVLLGFDGYDTLFGGYGDDKLYGEAHNDLLFGGEDGDDTLDGGDGDDELFGEIGNDTLLGSTGIDTLSGGDGEDILEGEQGDDILNGGLGADTFVFSTILDTGIDTIEDFFYDEGDKIEVLAEGFDIDTDEIDRFAFDPGSRELSFDGETFAVIVNDVDFIPSQDIDIV, encoded by the coding sequence ATGGCTGAATATATTGGTACTCCAGAAAGCGAAGACTTCAGAGTTATTTTCCCTCTAAGTCCAGAGGATGACACCATAGATGGGCGCGAAGGAAACGATATTATTGATGGCTATTTGGGTAATGATGTCCTTTTAGGTTTTGATGGTGATGACACAATTAATGGCGGAGAAAACGAGGACAATATATCAGGAGAAGTAGGTGACGATGTGTTACTGGGCTTTGATGGTTATGATACATTGTTCGGAGGATATGGCGACGACAAACTGTATGGTGAAGCCCACAACGATCTTCTTTTCGGTGGGGAAGATGGTGATGATACCTTGGATGGTGGAGATGGCGATGATGAACTGTTTGGCGAGATCGGCAATGATACCTTACTTGGTAGTACGGGAATAGATACTTTATCTGGTGGAGATGGCGAGGATATTTTAGAAGGAGAACAAGGCGACGACATCCTTAATGGAGGGTTGGGTGCAGATACTTTTGTCTTTTCCACTATTTTAGACACAGGAATAGATACCATCGAAGACTTCTTTTATGATGAAGGTGACAAAATTGAAGTATTAGCTGAGGGTTTTGATATTGATACGGATGAAATCGATCGCTTTGCTTTCGATCCAGGCTCTAGAGAACTTTCATTTGATGGAGAAACTTTTGCAGTTATCGTAAATGATGTCGATTTTATTCCCTCGCAAGACATTGATATTGTCTAA
- a CDS encoding SemiSWEET transporter, with product MEPMTYVGLVAGILTTISFLPQAIKTWQTKSTKDISLAMFLCFCFGVILWVLYGFYTNNLPVFLANFATFVLAFSILVCKLKYG from the coding sequence ATGGAACCAATGACTTATGTGGGTCTTGTCGCCGGAATTTTAACGACTATTTCTTTTTTGCCTCAAGCGATTAAAACCTGGCAAACTAAATCGACTAAAGATATTTCCTTGGCAATGTTTCTCTGTTTCTGTTTTGGGGTTATATTATGGGTACTTTATGGCTTTTATACTAATAACCTACCTGTGTTTTTGGCTAACTTCGCTACTTTTGTCCTGGCGTTTTCTATTCTGGTCTGTAAGTTGAAATATGGCTAA
- a CDS encoding phosphate-starvation-inducible PsiE family protein, whose translation MTKPKRGVWGLLKQATTDESYLKLIHWIENFVAKTLSLTLSVVILIALGDLIFFLIEDVINDPKGFYNKSLIELFGSFLNILIALELLENITAYLKKHIVQLELVIVTSLIAVARKIIIFDLQKYTNSDLIALGIAIICLSASYWLIKTVNERNKSN comes from the coding sequence ATGACCAAGCCAAAAAGAGGAGTATGGGGTTTATTAAAGCAAGCGACTACAGACGAGAGTTATCTTAAATTAATTCACTGGATTGAAAACTTTGTCGCCAAAACCTTGTCTTTGACCTTATCAGTGGTAATCCTGATTGCTTTAGGAGATTTAATTTTCTTTCTCATCGAAGATGTAATTAATGACCCCAAAGGCTTCTATAACAAAAGCTTGATTGAACTCTTTGGCTCATTTCTGAATATTTTGATTGCCTTAGAATTACTAGAAAATATTACTGCCTATCTTAAAAAACATATTGTTCAGTTGGAATTGGTGATTGTTACGTCCTTAATTGCGGTTGCGCGTAAGATAATTATTTTTGACCTGCAAAAGTATACCAACTCAGATTTAATCGCTTTGGGTATAGCGATTATCTGTTTATCTGCTAGCTATTGGCTAATTAAAACGGTAAACGAAAGAAACAAATCTAATTAA
- a CDS encoding DNA-directed RNA polymerase subunit omega — protein sequence MQRKSSFNSSHIMYRSEELVSAASNRYRITVQVANRAKRRRYEELENFDDPTMKPVIRAIIEMSDELTQPEIIGD from the coding sequence ATGCAAAGAAAAAGTTCTTTTAACTCTTCCCACATTATGTATCGTTCCGAAGAACTAGTGAGCGCAGCTTCTAATCGATATCGCATTACCGTTCAGGTTGCTAATCGGGCTAAACGCCGTCGTTATGAAGAACTAGAAAATTTTGATGACCCGACAATGAAGCCTGTAATTCGCGCCATTATTGAAATGTCTGATGAGTTAACTCAACCAGAAATCATTGGCGATTAA
- the tpiA gene encoding triose-phosphate isomerase, with amino-acid sequence MRKIIIAGNWKMHKNQAESLAFVQTFKSEIEETREEREIVLCAPFTSLTVMSKNLHGSRIMLGSQNIHWETEGAYTGEISGEMLTEIGVDYVIVGHSERRQYFGETDETVNLRLKAAQQYGLKPILCVGETKEQRDAEETENVIISQLKKDLVGVDQNNLVIAYEPIWAIGTGDTCESKEANRVIGIIRQQLDNQDVSIQYGGSVKPSNVAEIMAQSEIDGALVGGASLSASSFARIVNYE; translated from the coding sequence GTGCGAAAAATAATAATTGCTGGTAATTGGAAGATGCACAAAAATCAGGCAGAGTCCTTGGCTTTTGTACAGACGTTCAAATCTGAGATTGAAGAAACGAGAGAAGAACGAGAGATTGTTTTGTGCGCCCCGTTTACTTCCCTGACTGTAATGTCAAAAAATCTGCATGGTAGCAGGATCATGTTAGGGTCTCAAAACATCCATTGGGAAACTGAAGGTGCATATACTGGAGAAATTTCTGGAGAAATGCTGACAGAAATCGGCGTTGATTATGTGATTGTTGGTCATAGCGAGAGAAGACAGTATTTTGGGGAAACAGACGAAACGGTAAATCTGCGATTAAAGGCAGCCCAACAATATGGATTGAAACCGATTCTTTGCGTTGGTGAAACTAAAGAACAAAGAGATGCTGAAGAAACAGAAAACGTTATTATAAGTCAGCTAAAAAAGGATTTAGTCGGAGTAGATCAAAACAACTTAGTAATTGCCTATGAGCCAATCTGGGCAATTGGGACAGGTGATACTTGTGAATCTAAAGAAGCAAACCGCGTTATCGGTATTATTCGCCAACAATTAGATAACCAAGATGTATCTATTCAATATGGTGGTTCGGTAAAGCCTAGTAATGTGGCTGAAATTATGGCTCAGTCTGAAATCGATGGAGCTTTGGTTGGCGGCGCAAGTTTATCTGCCAGCAGCTTTGCTCGAATTGTTAACTACGAGTAA
- the larB gene encoding nickel pincer cofactor biosynthesis protein LarB has protein sequence MTQPEAIKQLLQAIARGDISPETALEKLKHLPFETLDEFAKIDHHRQLRTGFPEVIWGADKTPKQIIKIITAMRQDATVVMATRIEAEVYQQLKIAIPELIYYPDAHICALSSPQTPSQLGTISILTAGTADIPVAEEAAITAELCGFAVIRLWDVGVAGIHRLLSNSQVVYNADVLIVVAGMEGALPSVVAGMADCPVIAVPTSVGYGASFGGVAPLLTMLNSCAAGIGVVNIDNGFGAAILAGQILRTAKKINQTGNPVN, from the coding sequence ATGACTCAACCAGAAGCAATAAAGCAATTACTCCAAGCGATCGCCAGAGGCGATATTAGCCCAGAAACTGCCCTCGAAAAGCTTAAACATTTACCCTTTGAAACTCTAGATGAATTCGCCAAAATAGACCATCATCGGCAGTTGAGAACGGGCTTTCCCGAAGTTATCTGGGGTGCAGACAAAACCCCAAAACAAATTATCAAGATTATTACTGCCATGAGACAAGATGCTACAGTAGTTATGGCAACTCGCATTGAGGCAGAAGTCTACCAACAGTTAAAAATAGCCATTCCCGAGTTGATTTACTATCCTGATGCCCATATTTGCGCCCTATCTTCACCTCAAACTCCCAGTCAATTAGGCACAATTTCCATTCTGACTGCTGGCACTGCGGATATTCCCGTAGCAGAAGAAGCTGCTATTACCGCTGAACTTTGCGGTTTTGCCGTAATTCGTCTTTGGGATGTAGGAGTTGCAGGAATTCATCGCCTGTTAAGTAATAGCCAGGTTGTTTATAATGCGGATGTCTTAATCGTCGTAGCAGGAATGGAAGGAGCATTACCTAGCGTAGTGGCAGGGATGGCAGATTGTCCCGTAATTGCCGTACCAACTAGCGTGGGCTATGGGGCAAGCTTTGGCGGTGTTGCGCCTCTATTGACCATGTTGAATTCCTGCGCTGCGGGGATTGGCGTAGTGAATATAGATAATGGTTTCGGGGCAGCTATTTTAGCTGGGCAAATATTACGTACTGCCAAGAAGATTAATCAGACTGGCAACCCAGTAAATTAG
- a CDS encoding diguanylate cyclase, translated as MTLILDCNRFKIINYSLCCQAGDRLLTMMSKRLKSEISAENIQNIQLAHFGEDKFAILLEETSETNKAIALVQKIQQCLASAFIVGQRKIFLTFNMGIVVCDANYLDPEEIFGDADLAIQKAKKFSSNYYQVFNGTIQNTTLEILEIETDLRIALQRKEFYLKYQPIICLNTGKISGFETLVRWHYPKKGFISPDKFIFRSPNRLI; from the coding sequence ATCACACTTATTTTAGACTGTAATCGATTTAAGATTATTAATTATTCTCTATGTTGCCAAGCAGGAGATCGATTATTGACCATGATGAGTAAAAGATTAAAGTCAGAAATCTCGGCAGAAAATATTCAAAATATTCAACTAGCTCATTTTGGCGAAGATAAGTTTGCTATCTTGCTAGAAGAAACATCAGAAACAAACAAGGCGATCGCTCTGGTTCAAAAAATTCAACAGTGTTTAGCTTCAGCATTTATTGTTGGACAAAGAAAAATTTTCCTAACTTTCAATATGGGAATTGTGGTTTGCGATGCTAATTATTTAGACCCAGAGGAAATTTTTGGAGATGCAGATTTGGCAATTCAAAAAGCTAAAAAATTTAGTAGTAATTACTATCAAGTTTTCAATGGTACAATTCAAAACACGACTCTAGAAATTTTAGAAATTGAAACCGATTTACGTATCGCACTTCAGCGTAAAGAATTTTATCTCAAGTATCAACCAATAATTTGCTTAAATACTGGAAAAATTAGCGGATTTGAGACTTTAGTACGCTGGCATTATCCCAAAAAAGGCTTTATATCTCCAGATAAATTTATATTCCGATCGCCGAACAGACTAATCTAA
- a CDS encoding EAL domain-containing protein produces MLLGRWILQEACQQISHWQNQLSNQQKIFTVSVNISAKQFEEDFITELERIIDSNGIEIKHLKLEITESLLMNNATVADRVFNQLKARQIKLAIDDFGTGYSCLSYLNRFSVDTLKIDRFVC; encoded by the coding sequence TTGCTGTTAGGCAGATGGATTCTTCAAGAAGCTTGTCAACAAATTAGTCATTGGCAAAATCAATTGTCTAATCAGCAGAAGATTTTTACCGTGAGCGTTAATATTTCTGCTAAACAGTTTGAAGAAGATTTTATTACGGAATTAGAGCGAATAATTGACAGTAATGGAATCGAAATTAAACACCTCAAATTAGAAATTACTGAATCACTGCTGATGAATAATGCAACTGTAGCCGATCGCGTTTTTAATCAGCTAAAAGCACGTCAAATTAAACTGGCGATCGATGATTTTGGGACTGGTTACTCTTGTTTGAGCTATTTAAATCGGTTTTCTGTAGATACTCTCAAAATAGATCGCTTTGTTTGTTAA
- a CDS encoding NAD(P)H-dependent glycerol-3-phosphate dehydrogenase, producing MNIPPNIVAILGTGVWGSALGKIAEKNNHHDVCFWSHRGNIALESVVKDAAIIVSAVSMKGVIPTANKLRSLNLPSDKIIVTATKGLDPETTRTPSQIWQRAFPNNPVVVLSGPNLSKEIAQGLPAATVLASSNLTAAEQVQSIFGSDTFRAYVNEDPIGTELGGTIKNVMAIASGVCDGMKLGTNAKAALLTRALPEMIRIGTHLGASGETFFGLSGLGDLIATCDSSLSRNYQVGYGLAQGKTLAQILANLEGTAEGINTTNVVIKIADLEAIAVPITRQVHRLLRGKINPEEAIQALMERDLKPEFCDLDF from the coding sequence GTGAATATTCCACCTAATATTGTCGCTATTTTGGGAACAGGAGTCTGGGGTTCGGCATTAGGTAAGATTGCCGAGAAGAATAACCATCATGATGTATGTTTTTGGTCACATCGCGGTAATATTGCTTTAGAATCTGTAGTCAAAGATGCAGCGATCATCGTGTCTGCGGTTTCGATGAAAGGAGTAATTCCTACTGCTAACAAGTTGCGATCGCTTAACTTACCATCAGACAAGATTATAGTTACTGCGACTAAGGGACTAGATCCAGAAACTACCCGCACTCCTTCTCAAATTTGGCAGCGCGCTTTTCCTAATAATCCTGTAGTAGTACTTTCTGGCCCGAATCTCTCTAAGGAAATAGCCCAAGGTCTACCAGCAGCAACGGTGTTGGCTAGTAGTAATTTAACTGCTGCCGAACAGGTACAGTCAATTTTTGGCTCTGATACTTTCCGCGCCTACGTCAACGAAGATCCGATCGGCACGGAGTTAGGGGGGACGATTAAAAATGTGATGGCGATCGCCTCGGGAGTCTGTGATGGCATGAAACTAGGCACAAACGCTAAAGCTGCTTTGCTGACTCGCGCCTTACCTGAAATGATTCGCATCGGTACTCATTTAGGTGCGTCTGGAGAAACCTTTTTTGGTTTATCGGGTTTGGGAGACTTAATTGCCACTTGCGATAGCTCTTTGTCTCGTAACTATCAGGTAGGTTATGGATTAGCTCAAGGTAAAACTTTGGCACAAATTTTGGCAAATTTAGAAGGGACAGCAGAAGGAATTAATACTACTAACGTAGTGATAAAAATTGCTGATTTGGAGGCGATCGCTGTTCCCATTACCAGACAGGTACACAGACTGTTGAGGGGAAAAATTAACCCAGAAGAAGCAATTCAGGCTCTAATGGAGCGAGATCTTAAACCAGAATTTTGCGATCTAGATTTTTAA
- the dnaK gene encoding molecular chaperone DnaK, translating into MAKVVGIDLGTTNSCVAVMEGGKPTVIANAEGFRTTPSVVAYAKNGDLLVGQIAKRQAVMNTGNTFYSVKRFIGRKSDEVTNETKEVAYGVVKDNNGNVKLNCPAQNKQFAPEEISAQVLRKLIEDASKYLGEKVTQAVITVPAYFNDSQRQATKDAGKIAGVEVLRIINEPTAASLAYGLDKKSNETILVFDLGGGTFDVSILEVGDGVFEVLATAGDTHLGGDDFDKKIVDYLASEFQKNEGIDLRKDNQALQRLTEAAEKAKIELSSATQTDINLPFITATQDGPKHLDVSLTRAKFEELCSDLIDRCRIPVEQALKDSKLAKEAIDEVVMVGGSTRIPAIVDITKKVLGKDPNQTVNPDEVVAVGAAIQAGVLAGEVKDILLLDVTPLSLGVETLGGVMTKIIPRNTTIPTKKSETFSTAVDGQTNVEIHVLQGEREFGKDNKSLGTFRLDGIPPAPRGVPQIEVTFDIDANGILNVTAKDKGTGKEQSISITGASTLPDDEVERMVQEAESNASADKERREAIDRKNQADSLVYQAEKQLTELGDKVSADDKTKAEGLIKDLKEAVASEDDEKIKTLLPELQQTLYTIGSNIYQQGSDGATDAAGGAPGAEPPTGDADGGSSSNGGDDVIDAEFSETK; encoded by the coding sequence ATGGCAAAAGTTGTTGGTATTGACTTAGGAACTACTAACTCTTGTGTAGCAGTGATGGAAGGGGGAAAACCCACTGTTATCGCTAACGCGGAAGGTTTTAGAACTACTCCCTCAGTTGTTGCTTATGCTAAAAATGGCGATCTTTTAGTTGGTCAGATTGCTAAACGCCAGGCTGTGATGAACACTGGTAACACTTTTTATTCGGTTAAACGTTTTATTGGACGTAAATCTGATGAAGTAACTAACGAAACCAAAGAAGTAGCTTACGGAGTAGTTAAAGATAATAACGGTAACGTTAAGCTTAACTGTCCCGCACAAAATAAGCAGTTTGCACCAGAAGAAATCTCGGCTCAAGTATTACGCAAACTAATTGAAGACGCTAGCAAATATCTGGGAGAAAAAGTCACTCAAGCGGTTATTACCGTTCCTGCTTACTTCAACGATTCTCAGCGTCAAGCAACCAAAGATGCTGGTAAAATTGCTGGGGTTGAAGTATTGCGGATTATTAACGAGCCTACCGCAGCGTCTCTAGCTTACGGCTTAGATAAGAAAAGTAATGAAACTATCCTGGTATTTGACTTAGGGGGTGGTACATTTGACGTTTCTATTCTGGAAGTAGGCGATGGCGTATTTGAAGTACTCGCTACTGCTGGAGATACGCACCTGGGTGGTGACGATTTCGATAAAAAAATTGTTGATTACCTAGCGAGCGAGTTTCAGAAAAACGAAGGTATCGATTTACGTAAAGACAATCAAGCTTTACAGCGTTTGACTGAAGCAGCAGAAAAAGCCAAAATAGAGCTTTCTAGTGCAACCCAGACCGATATTAACTTACCCTTCATTACAGCGACTCAGGATGGACCTAAACACTTAGATGTTTCTCTAACTAGAGCTAAGTTTGAAGAACTCTGTTCCGATCTAATCGATCGCTGTCGTATTCCTGTAGAGCAAGCTCTCAAGGATTCTAAACTAGCGAAAGAAGCTATTGATGAAGTAGTTATGGTGGGTGGTTCAACTCGTATTCCAGCGATTGTTGATATCACTAAAAAGGTTTTGGGTAAAGATCCTAACCAAACTGTTAACCCTGACGAAGTAGTGGCAGTTGGTGCAGCTATTCAAGCTGGTGTCCTAGCAGGTGAAGTAAAAGACATCCTGTTGCTAGACGTTACTCCTCTCTCTCTTGGTGTAGAAACCTTGGGCGGCGTAATGACTAAAATAATTCCTCGCAACACCACTATTCCGACTAAAAAGTCTGAAACCTTTTCTACCGCCGTTGACGGTCAAACTAACGTAGAAATTCATGTTCTACAGGGGGAAAGGGAATTTGGTAAAGATAATAAAAGCTTGGGAACTTTCCGTTTAGACGGTATTCCTCCTGCACCCCGTGGCGTACCTCAAATCGAAGTTACTTTTGATATCGACGCTAACGGTATCTTAAACGTAACCGCGAAGGATAAAGGTACAGGTAAAGAACAGTCAATTAGTATTACTGGAGCATCTACTCTTCCCGATGATGAAGTAGAACGCATGGTACAAGAAGCAGAATCTAATGCTAGTGCGGATAAAGAACGTCGTGAAGCAATCGATCGCAAAAACCAGGCTGACTCTTTAGTCTATCAAGCAGAAAAACAGCTTACTGAGTTGGGCGATAAAGTGTCTGCTGATGATAAAACCAAAGCTGAAGGTTTGATTAAAGACCTCAAAGAAGCTGTAGCATCAGAAGATGATGAGAAAATAAAAACTCTCTTACCTGAGTTGCAACAGACTCTCTACACTATTGGTAGCAACATCTATCAGCAAGGTAGTGACGGCGCAACTGATGCAGCAGGTGGTGCGCCTGGGGCAGAACCCCCTACAGGAGATGCTGATGGTGGTAGTAGTAGTAATGGTGGCGATGATGTCATCGATGCTGAGTTTTCTGAAACTAAGTAA
- a CDS encoding DUF1818 family protein — MMQTGDGWRIGWHPHNSKYQGLVGANDWAIELTEAELADFYRLLTQLVETMSQMSAELMDREKINCEAETALLWLEVEGYPHSYSLRLILSCDRRCEGNWTEGVAPMLVNAFNSLGFNQRGNKS; from the coding sequence ATGATGCAAACTGGGGATGGGTGGCGTATTGGCTGGCATCCTCACAACTCTAAATATCAAGGTTTAGTGGGAGCAAATGATTGGGCGATCGAGCTAACTGAAGCTGAGCTGGCAGATTTTTACCGTTTGTTAACTCAGCTTGTGGAAACCATGAGCCAAATGTCAGCCGAGCTAATGGATCGAGAGAAAATTAACTGCGAAGCAGAAACTGCTCTGCTGTGGCTAGAAGTAGAAGGTTATCCCCATAGTTATTCTCTACGTCTTATTTTAAGTTGCGATCGCCGTTGCGAAGGAAATTGGACAGAAGGTGTCGCTCCGATGTTAGTTAATGCTTTTAATTCCTTGGGTTTTAATCAAAGGGGTAATAAAAGTTGA
- a CDS encoding ABC transporter ATP-binding protein: MTQIMTQALLSVANLRVAYPRRSPKDNTIWAVDDVSFELKPGEKMGLVGESGCGKSTLGRAIMRLLPEGSQVSGRAIFQDKSVFELNKTQLRQFRGEVVALIFQDPMTRLDPLMTIGDHCLETIKAHQPQLSNSAAKKLAVETLGTVKIPANRWGQYPHEFSGGMRQRVAIALALLLNPKVIVADEPTTSLDVTVSAEILNELTRLCSERDMALLLISHDLALVGEYCDRLGVMYQGKMVETGAVKSILERPQHEYTKSLLNAALHLQAVDESKAIDSKKYPILRLKNLKQYFTLEANLIQQLFSQAKASVIKAVDDISFDLYPGEILGLVGESGCGKSTLSRTILQLLKPTSGQVEFLGQDLTTLSASAMRSQRRQLQMVFQDPHACLNPLMTVGESIGDPLLIHKLATSPQAQQQVHAMLEKVGLIPTTEYYQRYPKELSGGQQQRVAIARALITKPKLVICDEPVSMLDATVQTQVLELMLALKAEFDLTYLFITHDLWVARFFCDRIAVMNGGKIVEIDSTEKIFTQAQHPYTQKLLSAAPLLAT; the protein is encoded by the coding sequence ATGACTCAGATTATGACTCAAGCTCTATTGTCAGTCGCCAATCTCAGAGTTGCTTATCCCCGCCGTTCCCCAAAAGATAATACTATTTGGGCGGTAGATGATGTTTCTTTTGAGCTTAAGCCTGGGGAAAAAATGGGGCTAGTGGGAGAGTCTGGTTGTGGTAAGTCTACATTAGGACGGGCAATTATGCGCCTGTTGCCAGAAGGTAGCCAGGTATCAGGAAGAGCTATTTTTCAAGATAAATCGGTTTTTGAGTTAAATAAAACCCAATTACGTCAGTTTCGGGGTGAAGTAGTCGCTTTAATATTTCAAGATCCCATGACGCGGTTAGATCCTTTGATGACTATTGGAGATCATTGTTTAGAGACGATTAAAGCCCATCAACCGCAGTTGTCCAACTCTGCCGCTAAGAAATTAGCTGTTGAAACCTTAGGGACAGTCAAAATACCTGCCAATCGCTGGGGGCAGTATCCCCATGAATTTAGTGGCGGGATGCGCCAACGAGTTGCGATCGCTTTAGCCCTGCTGCTTAATCCTAAAGTAATTGTGGCAGATGAACCTACCACCAGTTTAGACGTTACGGTTTCGGCGGAAATTCTCAATGAATTAACGCGACTATGCAGTGAAAGAGATATGGCATTGCTGTTGATTTCTCATGACTTAGCGCTGGTAGGAGAATATTGCGATCGCCTTGGGGTCATGTATCAAGGCAAAATGGTCGAAACAGGAGCTGTAAAATCGATTCTCGAGCGGCCGCAGCACGAATACACTAAGTCTTTATTAAATGCAGCACTCCATTTACAGGCAGTAGATGAATCAAAAGCGATCGATAGCAAAAAGTATCCTATCCTACGGCTCAAAAACCTGAAACAGTACTTTACCCTGGAAGCCAATTTAATCCAGCAATTATTTTCTCAAGCAAAAGCATCAGTCATTAAAGCTGTTGATGATATCAGCTTCGATCTATATCCAGGGGAAATATTAGGATTGGTAGGAGAATCAGGCTGTGGCAAAAGTACCCTTTCACGAACGATTCTCCAGTTACTCAAACCCACATCGGGACAGGTTGAATTTCTCGGACAAGACTTAACTACTCTTTCAGCTTCAGCAATGCGGAGTCAAAGGCGACAGCTACAAATGGTGTTTCAAGATCCTCATGCTTGTCTTAATCCTTTGATGACGGTAGGGGAAAGTATTGGCGATCCGCTATTGATTCATAAATTAGCTACGTCCCCTCAAGCTCAACAGCAAGTTCATGCCATGCTAGAAAAAGTTGGTTTAATCCCCACGACAGAATACTATCAACGCTATCCCAAAGAACTTTCGGGAGGACAACAGCAAAGAGTTGCGATCGCCCGTGCCTTAATTACCAAGCCAAAGCTAGTAATTTGTGATGAGCCTGTGAGTATGCTAGATGCTACGGTGCAAACCCAAGTATTAGAGCTGATGCTGGCGTTAAAAGCAGAATTTGACTTGACTTATCTGTTTATTACCCACGATCTTTGGGTAGCTAGGTTCTTTTGCGATCGCATTGCCGTGATGAATGGAGGTAAAATTGTGGAGATCGACAGCACCGAAAAAATCTTTACCCAAGCACAACATCCCTATACTCAAAAGCTACTTTCTGCTGCACCACTATTGGCAACTTAA